ACTGCCTCCCAGTCAAACTCTTGCAGCAGGAGTACCTACCTGATCAAGCGAGGCTTCGACTCTTTCTTCGCCAGAAGATATTAGATCGCCGCGTGATCGGTGTAGACAATCACTTTCGAGCCCAGCAGGTAGGGTCTGAATTTCTCGAATGCATAGACTACTAACAGCATCTCCTTCTATGTCGTATCGTAATTCTTCTGCTCTTGATTGAGAGTCTTTGAAGCGTAGAAGAtaacatagcttttcccatcgatCTTTAGACCCAAGACCGccctactgcatagtcgcttgcgtcgcacatcacctcgaaaGGGTGACTCCAGTCTGCGGCGCAGATGATCGGAGCACTGATCAGTCTATCCTTCAAAAGCTGGAAAACGGCCTTGCAGGCATTGGAAAATtcgaactccacatcattctGGAGTAGCCTCATCAAGGGTTGGACTATCTTCGtaaaatccttgataaatcgtCTGTAAAAGCCCGCATGTCCCAAGAAAGCCCTGATCTCCTTTTGATTTGTTGGATACGGGAGCTTTGCTATAActtccactttggcttgattcACTTCTATTCCTCTGGTTGACACAACATGGCCTAGGATAATGCCTTCAGTGACCAtgaaatggcacttctcgaagttTAAGACCAAGTCCTTCTGCCAGCACCTCTCCAGAACTCTGTTTAGGCTATGTAGTCCTTGCTCAAATGTGTCCCCATAGACggtgaaatcgtccatgaagatctcaatacAGTCTTCTAATAAATCagagaaaatgctcatcatgcatctttggaagGTACCTGGAGCATTGCAGAGGCCAAATGGCATCCTTCTGTAGGCGTAGGTGTCGAAGGGGCATGTAAAGGTGGTATACTCCTGGCCTCTGGATTCACCACAATCTGGAAATAGCCACTATAACCATCGAGGAAACTAAAGTATTGTTTCCCGGCCAATTTCTCAGGCATTTGGTCAATGAATGGCAGCGGGAAATGATCCTTCTTTATAGCCGCATTCAGCTTCCTATAATCAATGCACATCCTTCATCCCGTGACGGTCCTTGTGGGAATCAACTCGTTCTTCTCGTTTTTCACCACCTAGATTCCACCTTTCTTCGGTACCATATGAACTGGACGAACTTAGTTGCTATCCGGGATGGAGTAGATGATTCCTATCGAGACCAGCTTGACTATCTCCTTGAGTACTTCTTCCCTCGTATTGGGGTTGAGCTTGCGTTGCTGGTCACGGTGAGGTTTTGCTCCTTTTTCCAACcgaatgtggtgcatgcataagTCTGGGCTAATACCCACCAAATCTGTCAACTTCCACCCGATGGCCTTCTGATTACGCCTCAGCACCTCCCGCAATTGATTTTTCTGCCCCTGGGTCTACTGATTGTTGATGATTACTGGCAAGGATTCGTTTTCCCCCAGATAGAAGTACTTCAAATGCGCAGGAAGAGGCTTCAATTCCTTCACGGGTGTGGGTACTGTAGTAGGCAGAGGGTTCTCTTCTGCTTCTCTTCTCAGTTGGGTGCCTTGATCCGGAAGCTTCTCGAGGCTCGACACTTGAGCGATCCCGCTTGACCCAGCTGGCTGCGGTCGCTTGCAGAAATCCATCACTGCCTTCTctatggcttgatcatccatctcGCCCACTTTCATGGCCTCGTACCAGTCTGCGATCTCCTTCTCAACTTCTTCGTCCGTGGCAGAGTTTGTGAACTGCCTCTGTAGGAACTCCTCCTCCAGATACCCCTGCACCAGCGGCTCTGTTATGTCCACCGAGTACACGTTCTAACTGTCTATCGGCCTCTTCATTGCTTCGTCAATGTTGAATGTAAATTTCTCTCCGTTGAAATCCAGACTGATCGTCCTATTAGGGACGTCGATTATAGTGCTGGTCGTGGACAGGAACAGTCTTTccaacaagactccactagactccttCGCCGCTGGCTCTGACATTTTTATCATGAAGAAGCCGGCCGAGTATAGGAAATTGTTCACCTTCACTATTATGTTTTCGAGAATCCCTTCTAGGTGAATGCAAGATCTGTCGGCTAGCTGTATCATGATGTCGGTATCGACAAGCTTAGCCTCTTTCAGCTTCTTGTAGATAGAATAAGGAAAAAACATTGATAGACGCCCCTAAATCGCACATTGGGTGCTCCACTTGAATATCTCCGATCAAAATCGGGAGCGTGAACATCCCTGGGTCAGTCTTCTTTGTTGGGAGGTCGCTCCGTTGGATTACTGCAGAGACATTCTCCTCTATAATAATCCTTCCTTCTTCATTGACCTTGCCCGCCAGGTAGTCCTTGATAAACTTGTGGATTAGGGGCATCTCCAATGCCGTCAGGAGTGGCAGCTTGACTTCCACGTCCTTGAATAGACTGACCACATCAATCGTGGCGTCTCTCTTTCTGGTCACCATTCCGCGGTAGGGGTAGGGCTTGACCTTCTCCACTTCTTCGCCTTGGCCTTCTCCTGAGGTCTCGCCACCCATTTTCGCTTTCCCTTTGTCTCCTCCTCTGGCTTGATCGAGGGTACTGGACTCTCCTTCTTCTTGGTAGCTCGGTCCAGATGTAGACACTGGAGAACTCGCAGGTGGGCCTGTATATACCTTCCCTGAACTTAGAGAGATTTCACTGATGTTCTCTCGCCCAGTTGGCTGCACCGTGGCAGGGATCTTCCCTTTGTTCCCTCTCAGTTCTCCCAGCGACATCGCAACTTGAGAAAGTTGTTTTGTAAGCATATCCAGAGCAGCCCTTTGTTCCTTCTGTGCTTCCTCGATCTCGCGCATCGCATCGTTAGGGTGGTGTGGAGCCATTACCTCCCCTGGACCTTCGTTGGGGTGTCTGTTATATCTTTGATTCGAAGGTCCTCCACCTTAGCTAGGCTGAGGGTAGTTTGACGGCCCATAGTGCTCTGATTGATACTGGGGCTGATGATATTGTTGGTTCCCTGGGTGCTGTTGATTTCCCTTTGATGTGGCGGGACATAGCTCACCACTTGATGGTTCGGTTGCCTTCCGGAGTTGCTTGGTGTCTGCCTGACCAATTGGGCTgtcctccactggaccagttACCCTGGGGGCCGCTTGACCAATTTCCTTGAGGTCCGcctgaccagttcccttgaccACCCTGCATTCTATTTCCTCCATTGTTTGGTCTTTCTTGATTTCGTGCTGGCCAATTGGGATGCCCTTCGGAGGGTTGTATCTGTTTTGTAGATGGTTGAGGCGGTTGGCTTGGGCTTTGATCACTCTACCTGATATTTGGATGATCTCTCCATGGCGCATCCCTCTGctttccctggatccagttgccatttgggTTCCAATGGCCGACAGCGTTCACTTGAGTCTGCGGTTCCGCTTTAGGAGGAAACTCTCAGTAATAATAATGGTGCTCCTCCGGTGGTGGTGGCACATACGTCTTCTCCTTGGGAGCGGGCGGTGGAGGCGCTCTGTACTTCTCTACTGCTtctagcagcttcttctccatatgctcaaatcgagcctccagcttctCGTCGCACCGtgcctctgctgcgtgcaccGCTCCTCGTCTGTACTGGCCGCGGGAGGTTTCATACGATCTCTTTGCTTCGATTAATCTCTCCAGGATGCTCTTCgcttggctgaatggggtttttgagaaattccCTTGGGCAGCTGGGTTGAGATCATTTTTGCTGTCCACCGTCAGTCTACCATAGAAGGTTGAATATACCTCCCGCTCTCCCATCTTATGATTAGGACACACTTGAAGTAGTCCCTGAAATCTGTCCCAATATTGGCCCAGAGGCTCATCATATCCCTGCCTCGCCTCTGTAATCTCTCTCTTCAGGGCACTTTTCTTTGATGCTGGGAAGAACGGTCTAAAAAGATCATGCGAAACTCGGCCCAGGTTCTAATTTAGCCTTCTGGCAGCCTTCTCAACCAGATTCCTGCAtcacccttcaaaacgaagggtaTCACATGATCTTCCAGGTTCTAATTGAGCCTATAATCTTCTGATGTGGACCCAACTAGTATGGGTTGAATGTcacaatatctgcaaaattcTTCTAAAAAGGCATAAGGGCATTCCTTCGAGAGTCCATAGAAATTTGACAACACCGCGAGCACCCCCGATTTGACTACGATTGCCCGTATTCCTGGGGTAACTGTGATGGCATGAGTGGGCTCACTCTCGTCATGAGCGTGTAGGGAGCCAATTCCCCAATAGTTGTGTACGACGGTCATCTGCTTTTCTGCTTCCTCGAGTAGTGGTGGTTTAGGCGGCGTGGTCAACTCTCCTTCCTCCTCACTGGTCAGTTGCTCATGAGTAGATGATGATGCGGCTGCTGCTAAtgcggctctgtaacgagtggttaCTACACCGGCCTCCTGGACTCGCCACTGAGCGTTTGTATTTCTATAAATGagaggatgattccagtgtcctccACGGAGGTACCTTCTCATGAAAAGAaggaaaaacaaattaaaagcaagaaacaaaactatttacaccaatGCACTAAACACATCCAtgtaataacaccatgcttccccggcaacgacgccatttggtGAAACGTAGAAATTACGCgtgatcaagttatatggaaaaatAACCGACCGAGTGGATCATTTTGCAAATGTcgttgcgacttgatcaaggaacTTCTATCtttcacaaaaatatttataactcctaAACATGCATCCTACTTCTAACAGCAAGCGGCAggtacggggtcgatcccacagagaaactggtgcggtgagtgtgtgtttagtgaacagggttcggctgctgccacgctttaagttgggagttttaaactactggattaaactaggcggaatataaactaactactggatcaagtgactCATCATGCTGGAAATAGCGAACCGATCAAGTAAGCGACAAACTGGAATAAAAGATttaactacctaaacatgctACGAATCTACGAAACACTTTTTCATTCAACATAATGAAAGTTCAACACTAGATCTGGGATTTTTTAAAGATAAAGATTAAACTAGAGCAGTAGATGAAAATTTCGAAAAtaaataactttgatttttaACTCAAAACAGAATCGTGAAGAAGCGGAATACAAAACAAGAATGTTTCTTTAACTACGCAACAAAACTAAATTAAACTAAGCAACTAGATCTAGAGTATGAGAAAACGAATAAAGCCGAGAGATCCTCGGTTGGAAACTTGAGACGGCGCCAAACAGATCTGGGTTTCTCTGTCGCTCCCCTCGGACGCTCTCCTTCTAACTGATCATTTCTATTCTCTAACCTAGGCTATTTTCGAACTTAGAATCGGGAACAAGCggaaactaaaactaaaaaagggagaagaagctaCACTATGGTGCTGCGTCCTCCATTTATAGGCTCTTCACAACAACCTCCAGCTATGATAACAACTTTGGGAGCGAATATTCGTCCTTGCTGGATTGCGTGCCTCATCTGCTGATACGTGTCCTCCTTCTAGAATGCAGCGATCTTTTAATAACCGAGTGAGGATTCGCCTTCTTCCTTGCGCTTCTTATCCATCGATGCGTGTCCCCTTTTCTGTTTCATAGCTGTAGTACTTGATAACTGATTAAGGATTGCTTTCCAGCGCATCGGCCATACGTGTCCTCCTTTTGGAATGTAGTGGTCCCccggctaactgcttgatcaccaccttgatcaacccacatggttttggcctttttcgccttctgcgccagcttgatcagcttggccttgctgcccttggtcaagcggcattcgtgcacaattaacactcgctttgcgcgataaactgatcaagtagcctacattttacccctaaaccgatgcatgaaataggccttatcacccttcgtccctgaaaagtatgaactattttctttttagtccgtccctgaaaagtataactttctaattttgaaaattcctttctctctaattaagtgagactcattctccactaacaataatttaaaaactttttctttctctctttttcatttttccaattatgcattaaaactcatgtcaaacctaatgttcatactctttgggaaccgagggagtataattttcacACGTTACCTTTAAAAACAGTTCTCCGTCCTCATTCTATCTTCTGAAAACAATGATCCAAAAGTAGTGCATCTCAAAAATAAATGTTCTCTATCGTTATAACTTATTTGTACTCCGTcttcccaaggtagttgagtcgtatttctttttgtttgtcccatggtagttgagtcattttcttttttggtaaaTGTTTTATTCTACTCTCACTTTATTATCTATCTCTTTATccttcttactttactctctctcttacttttttcttacCACTTTAGCatttaacaaatcaatttcttaaatcatgtAACCAAATGAAATGTCACAACTACCTTGGAGggattataataatttatttgtttcttatCATGCTGAATACATAAATATGTTTTGTCGAGACTCGAAGACTTGCCAAGCCAAGAATTAAACACCAAAATGGAATTGAAGCATAGAAATAAAATCCTTAAAGATGATAAACATAAGTTATACATTGGCAATTCAAATCTGATAGAGCACTTTCTCAAAGACCTTCATATGGTCCGCCTGCAAGGAAATGGCTACGGATAGGCTCCCGTCGTTGGTCGGACTAGGCAAAACATAGGCCAGACCTTCGTACGCTATGCCACCGGGCCCCATAAAGATGGGCCTTCCCCAGCCAAAATCAGCATCGTGGACCGGGAGCCTCACCCAGCTGGTTATCCCGAGGTTAGGGCAGCAATAGGTGTGGGGCCCCCGAACAAGTTGGGTGAGGTCGGGCTGGATCTCCAAGTAATCCAGAGCCGACCTCAAGTAGTCATTATCCATTCTGGCCAATCCATTATGGATCTTACTAGCGCCGTAGCAGAGGGGCTTAGACTCCAGGTCCCCTGCCAAGGCTACTGGCGTAGCATTGAAGATGACATTGCCAAAGTAACCAGGAGGGAGCGGGGGCTGGAGCCTTGACCGCCCCTCTACTGCGGTGTATAGCTTTGTGAGTTGGTCATGTGGTAGAGCGCGCGCCTTGCAGGCGCAACGCCATATGTAGGCCGATAATAGTTCATAGGAGCTATAATTCACCAAGTCGCCCTCCTCCTTGGACTTGGTTTTCAGAGCATTCAGTAGTTGGCGCGCTAGCTTGAATATCGAAACCACTAGCTCGAATATCGAAACCACTAGCTCATCCTTACCTCGATGAGTTGTTGTAATCTTCATGGCCGGTGGGGGATGGTACTCGATGTGCTCGAATTGGGGCCGAGGGGAGTTGCGCATCCGGAGAAGGGTCCGATCTATGAATGGCGGGAGGGTCATGTCTAGCCCCCGAGCCATATCAGACCATGTGTTGATGAAGTGAAGCCCGGAATATCCGTCTGCCACACGGTGATGTATTCCCACACCTAAGGAGACTCCACCAGATTTGAAAAATGTCACCTGTATGTATAATAACCAACTTTGAATTGTTATTCACACAATCATTATATAAACAATATTCACTATAGTCTAGATTATGATATATTCCCTTAGTCGTGTCCACTTTTTTTCCGAcataggttttaagaaatgtaaaacaTTACAAAAAAATGCTAATTAGTGACGGAATAGTGACGGCGACAGTTAGCTCAAGAATTAGCGGCAGATAAAATGACTGAAAATCGTTAGTCACTATTTAGTGACAGATTATTCCGTCTCTAATACTAACTTAACATTTATGTTTTCCGTTATTGAGTGGATATTGACttacaaatccgtcactaaagGTTTATAGTGACAAGTTTTTTAATGACGCACCTGCCAATACCTATTCTGCCACTAATCATGTTAAGTGCCTAAATTTCGCTAATTAGTGACGGATAATTCCATCACTAATTAGCGAGTTTTTTGTAGTAAaagaaaagtgaattgaaaatcTTAGTGAACTGTGAGTCTCACTTttacattagttttataataaaatgtgagtggataagttattggaatataaggtctatttaccatttatgataaaagtaaaaGCAAACACTTAATGGAAGATAAAAAGAGTAATATTCCAACAAAATTGTTAATCAAGACGTTTTCGGTGGTCAATTTCACCGGGGAAGGGACTTCAATATACTGATATAAATTAAGCATGGTCAATTTCACTAGGGAATGGAAG
This sequence is a window from Salvia splendens isolate huo1 chromosome 5, SspV2, whole genome shotgun sequence. Protein-coding genes within it:
- the LOC121802957 gene encoding shikimate O-hydroxycinnamoyltransferase-like, which gives rise to MRAALGRALVPFYPMAGRLKVDEDGRIEIDCNAEGVLFVEAEADGAVDDYGDFAPSLELSRLIPLVDYSQGISAFPLLVAQVTFFKSGGVSLGVGIHHRVADGYSGLHFINTWSDMARGLDMTLPPFIDRTLLRMRNSPRPQFEHIEYHPPPAMKITTTHRGKDELVVSIFELVVSIFKLARQLLNALKTKSKEEGDLVNYSSYELLSAYIWRCACKARALPHDQLTKLYTAVEGRSRLQPPLPPGYFGNVIFNATPVALAGDLESKPLCYGASKIHNGLARMDNDYLRSALDYLEIQPDLTQLVRGPHTYCCPNLGITSWVRLPVHDADFGWGRPIFMGPGGIAYEGLAYVLPSPTNDGSLSVAISLQADHMKVFEKVLYQI